The following coding sequences are from one Nonlabens arenilitoris window:
- a CDS encoding helix-turn-helix domain-containing protein, whose product MNLIITTEEELQELIETSVRKGIEAYFEEKELEKSKETYTTIQEAAKRLKVSTQTVRSYIKRGIIKAHKVGNRILIETASIDNALSEVKSLKYKR is encoded by the coding sequence ATGAACCTAATAATAACCACCGAAGAAGAGCTTCAAGAACTAATAGAAACTTCCGTTAGAAAAGGAATCGAAGCCTATTTTGAAGAAAAGGAGTTAGAAAAATCAAAGGAAACTTACACTACCATCCAGGAAGCTGCTAAGAGATTAAAGGTGTCAACTCAAACCGTACGCAGCTATATAAAACGTGGCATAATTAAAGCTCACAAAGTTGGAAATAGAATATTAATTGAAACGGCTTCTATTGATAATGCTTTGTCTGAAGTGAAATCATTAAAATACAAAAGATAA